The proteins below come from a single Acidobacteriota bacterium genomic window:
- a CDS encoding NADH:flavin oxidoreductase: MPVQYFHYKSLADLRNHAGELGVDIPLVEDREEIRSILARPVELQSLGGKTWRIGNSFAIHPMEGCDGNPDGSPGELTFRRYRRFGSGGAKLIWFEACAVAPEGRANPRQLWIHPGSAKQLKEVLQACREAHRVEFGTSEDLIAVLQLTHSGRYSFEKQKVASRHPVLDRYPLVNREGLPPRDNVPELASDDYLAALEDRFVQAATLARELGFDGVDIKMTHGYLLSELIGARTREGVYGGPLENRARFTLNVAGKIRRKVGDDFLLAVRLGVYDGVPYAVGSENPVGVPRNYPTPYNYGFGTDPNDPYRMDLSEPIRFIGWLKQAGVRLLNVSLGIPYANPHLGRPFDKPNEGYYETPEHPLLGVARHFSATAQIQNAYPDLAVVGTGYTWLRHLLIHAAAANVKLHRTTLAGLGRAALAYPELPRQTLEKAELNPLHTCKTLSYCTYLMRSKNNELGQFPTGCPPFDKEGYGEIMKQARAANRAAAQKKQA; encoded by the coding sequence ATGCCGGTACAATACTTCCATTACAAGAGCCTTGCTGATCTTCGCAATCACGCCGGGGAACTTGGCGTTGACATTCCTCTCGTCGAGGACAGGGAAGAAATCCGCAGCATCCTTGCGCGGCCGGTTGAACTCCAAAGCCTGGGTGGCAAGACCTGGCGGATTGGAAATTCTTTCGCCATCCATCCGATGGAAGGCTGCGACGGCAATCCTGACGGCAGCCCCGGCGAACTGACTTTCCGTCGTTACCGGCGTTTTGGCTCAGGCGGAGCCAAACTGATCTGGTTTGAAGCCTGTGCGGTGGCGCCTGAAGGCCGCGCCAATCCCCGGCAGCTCTGGATCCATCCGGGTTCAGCGAAGCAACTGAAAGAGGTTTTGCAGGCCTGCCGCGAAGCGCACCGGGTGGAATTCGGGACCAGCGAAGACCTTATCGCGGTTTTGCAGCTCACCCACTCCGGCCGCTACTCTTTCGAAAAGCAGAAGGTGGCATCGCGGCATCCCGTTCTTGACCGGTACCCGCTGGTCAACCGCGAGGGGCTCCCGCCGCGGGACAATGTTCCCGAGCTTGCCTCGGACGATTATCTTGCGGCCCTTGAGGATCGCTTTGTCCAGGCCGCTACGCTGGCCCGCGAGCTTGGCTTTGACGGCGTCGATATCAAGATGACCCACGGCTATCTGCTCTCCGAACTGATCGGCGCCCGCACTCGCGAAGGAGTTTACGGAGGCCCGCTCGAGAACCGGGCGCGATTTACCCTGAATGTTGCGGGAAAAATTCGCCGTAAGGTGGGCGACGATTTCCTTCTTGCGGTGCGCCTGGGCGTATACGACGGCGTTCCTTACGCCGTAGGCAGTGAAAACCCGGTGGGAGTGCCGCGCAATTATCCAACTCCTTACAATTACGGCTTTGGCACAGACCCGAATGATCCCTATCGCATGGACCTCTCGGAGCCCATCAGGTTTATCGGCTGGCTGAAGCAGGCCGGCGTACGCCTGCTGAATGTTTCTCTCGGCATTCCCTACGCCAACCCGCACCTCGGGCGCCCGTTTGACAAGCCGAACGAAGGATATTATGAAACGCCCGAGCATCCGCTGCTGGGAGTCGCGCGGCATTTCTCCGCCACCGCGCAAATCCAGAACGCCTATCCCGACCTGGCCGTGGTAGGAACGGGCTATACGTGGCTGCGCCACTTGCTCATCCACGCGGCGGCGGCCAACGTGAAACTGCATCGAACCACGCTGGCGGGCCTGGGCCGGGCGGCGCTGGCTTATCCTGAGCTGCCGCGTCAAACCCTCGAAAAAGCGGAACTCAATCCACTCCACACCTGCAAAACTCTTTCCTACTGCACCTACCTCATGCGCTCGAAGAACAATGAGCTTGGGCAATTTCCCACCGGTTGTCCGCCCTTTGATAAAGAAGGCTACGGCGAAATCATGAAGCAGGCGCGCGCCGCCAATCGCGCGGCCGCCCAGAAAAAACAGGCGTAG
- a CDS encoding HAD family hydrolase: protein MTSPKDQLLAFKPRHQFFVGIDSDGCVFDSMEIKHKECFIPNIIKYWKLQAISKYAREAAEFVNLYSKWRGTNRFPALTKTFQLLRDWPEPMRRGIKIPEVPTLQAWIDSGVALGNPALEAEVARTHDPVLEQTLEWSLAVNRSIAEMVEGVPPFPFFRESAEKLQSKADIICVSATPGEALEREWREHDIAKYAEVIAGQEMGSKKEHLKLTTEGKYGKDCVLMVGDAPGDLAAARANNALFYPINPGHEEESWQRFHDEAIDRFFNKTYAGVYEVRLIEEFQKLLPETPPWKK from the coding sequence ATGACTTCACCTAAAGACCAGCTTCTTGCCTTCAAGCCGCGGCACCAGTTCTTTGTTGGCATTGACTCTGACGGCTGCGTGTTTGACTCGATGGAGATCAAGCACAAGGAATGTTTTATTCCCAACATCATCAAGTATTGGAAGCTTCAGGCCATTTCAAAGTACGCGCGCGAGGCGGCGGAGTTTGTGAATCTCTATTCAAAGTGGCGGGGAACCAACCGCTTTCCGGCGCTGACCAAAACCTTCCAGCTCCTGCGCGACTGGCCGGAACCAATGCGGCGAGGCATAAAGATTCCCGAGGTGCCCACGCTGCAGGCGTGGATTGATTCCGGGGTGGCGCTCGGCAATCCCGCGCTCGAAGCCGAAGTTGCCAGGACGCACGATCCGGTGCTGGAACAGACCCTCGAATGGAGCCTTGCCGTCAATCGTTCCATTGCTGAAATGGTGGAAGGCGTTCCGCCCTTCCCGTTTTTCCGGGAGAGCGCGGAAAAGCTTCAAAGCAAAGCAGACATCATTTGCGTTTCCGCAACGCCTGGCGAAGCGCTCGAGCGCGAATGGCGCGAGCATGATATTGCGAAATACGCGGAGGTGATTGCCGGCCAGGAAATGGGAAGCAAGAAGGAGCACCTGAAGCTGACCACGGAAGGGAAATACGGGAAGGATTGCGTCCTGATGGTGGGCGATGCTCCTGGCGACCTGGCCGCCGCCCGCGCCAACAATGCCCTGTTTTATCCCATCAACCCGGGCCACGAGGAGGAATCCTGGCAGCGCTTCCACGATGAAGCCATCGACCGCTTCTTCAACAAGACGTACGCCGGCGTATACGAGGTCCGATTGATCGAGGAATTCCAGAAACTCCTGCCGGAAACTCCTCCCTGGAAAAAATAG
- a CDS encoding NAD(P)/FAD-dependent oxidoreductase, translating to MNEPITRRDFLDGALVASAGMLLAAACPFPLGAQAPGTTQADWAAWTGYTGEGDYKESAGNTEQVIHDAHEVRDGDFDKVPAGVTDTGETYDCVIVGGGFSGLSAGLFFHQRTTPDRTCLILDNAAIFGGVAKRNEFIVDGHRLFAPQASVHFQPPYPDSFLKHVYDAMGLDWDAFKSYQKWQGPSPQIDLPRSPYGVGHINGKPADGFFFGAKFGKKPGIWIKDPWSKGLAGCPFSESVRKEMLALHGGRSVRPPLVYDYPGDAVSRQLDSMTIEDYYVRTYGVGRETIRMLVTPETSGGFGLGPDALSAFLEYMWSKVIPTVDDSMATGLQMFPGGNSGMTRLLAKTLIPDSIDGPRTMAATHNNPVNFQALDRPGQPVRIRLGSTAVRVEHMGEPDKADFVSVMYLNDGKVYRVKAGSVVMAGGGWITKHVVRDLDEKRRMSYNQFFYSPYMTANVAVRNWRFMYDLGISSASWFEGFGRYVNVRKDATFGVDLPTVGPDLPTVLTFFVDFAKPGLPALAQGQMGRAELLSTPFASYERQIREQMMEMFGASGFDAKRDIAGIVLNRFGHAFINPQPGFFFGLEGKPAPRDALRDGPFGRIAFSHADLAGAMDHRNAFMESNRAVNQLLNRVLT from the coding sequence ATGAACGAGCCTATTACCCGCCGCGATTTCCTGGATGGAGCGCTGGTTGCGTCTGCCGGTATGTTGCTTGCCGCTGCCTGCCCGTTTCCACTCGGCGCCCAGGCGCCAGGAACCACCCAGGCCGATTGGGCTGCATGGACCGGCTACACGGGCGAGGGCGACTATAAAGAGTCCGCCGGAAATACTGAGCAGGTCATCCATGACGCTCACGAAGTCCGTGACGGAGACTTCGACAAAGTTCCAGCGGGCGTCACCGATACGGGCGAAACATACGACTGCGTCATTGTGGGAGGCGGATTTTCGGGTCTCTCGGCTGGGTTGTTCTTTCACCAGCGGACGACTCCTGACCGCACCTGCCTGATACTGGACAATGCCGCGATTTTCGGCGGCGTCGCAAAGAGAAATGAATTTATCGTTGACGGCCATCGGCTCTTTGCTCCGCAGGCGTCCGTTCATTTCCAGCCGCCGTATCCTGACAGCTTCCTTAAGCACGTCTATGATGCCATGGGCCTGGATTGGGACGCGTTTAAGTCCTACCAGAAGTGGCAGGGCCCCTCTCCACAGATCGATTTGCCGCGCAGCCCTTACGGTGTGGGACACATCAATGGGAAACCAGCCGACGGATTCTTTTTTGGCGCGAAGTTCGGAAAGAAGCCCGGAATCTGGATCAAGGACCCCTGGAGCAAGGGCCTCGCAGGCTGTCCGTTTTCTGAATCGGTTCGAAAAGAGATGCTGGCGCTTCACGGAGGACGCTCCGTGAGGCCGCCGCTGGTTTACGACTATCCGGGCGACGCAGTTTCACGCCAGCTTGACAGCATGACGATTGAGGATTATTACGTGCGCACCTACGGCGTGGGCCGCGAAACGATTCGAATGCTAGTCACTCCCGAAACCTCCGGCGGATTCGGCCTTGGCCCAGACGCGCTCTCGGCGTTTCTTGAGTACATGTGGTCTAAAGTAATTCCGACGGTTGACGACAGCATGGCAACCGGGCTCCAGATGTTTCCTGGCGGCAACTCCGGCATGACCCGATTGCTGGCCAAAACACTAATACCGGACTCTATCGACGGCCCACGGACTATGGCCGCCACCCACAACAACCCCGTCAACTTCCAGGCGCTCGACCGGCCGGGCCAGCCGGTGAGGATCCGGCTTGGGTCTACAGCGGTCCGTGTTGAGCACATGGGAGAGCCTGACAAGGCGGACTTTGTTTCGGTCATGTACCTGAACGACGGTAAAGTCTATCGTGTGAAAGCCGGGAGTGTGGTGATGGCCGGCGGCGGGTGGATCACCAAACACGTTGTTCGCGACCTGGACGAAAAGCGCCGCATGAGTTACAACCAATTCTTCTATTCACCCTACATGACCGCCAACGTGGCCGTTCGCAACTGGCGCTTCATGTACGATCTCGGCATATCGAGTGCATCGTGGTTTGAAGGTTTCGGGCGCTACGTCAACGTTCGCAAAGACGCGACCTTTGGCGTTGATCTGCCCACCGTCGGTCCCGACCTGCCGACAGTCCTGACCTTCTTCGTGGATTTCGCAAAGCCAGGGCTTCCGGCGCTGGCCCAGGGCCAGATGGGCCGGGCGGAACTGCTGTCCACTCCCTTCGCCAGCTATGAACGGCAAATCCGTGAGCAGATGATGGAAATGTTTGGAGCTTCCGGCTTTGATGCAAAACGCGATATCGCCGGGATCGTGTTGAACAGGTTTGGACACGCCTTCATCAATCCTCAGCCGGGCTTTTTCTTCGGGCTTGAAGGAAAGCCGGCGCCCCGCGACGCGCTGCGCGACGGGCCCTTCGGCAGAATCGCTTTCTCGCACGCTGACCTGGCCGGAGCGATGGACCATCGCAACGCCTTTATGGAATCAAACCGCGCCGTCAATCAACTCCTGAACCGTGTGCTGACTTAG
- a CDS encoding DUF4910 domain-containing protein, with translation MLSKFCRVLVLILIFAPLAFSAPPAGPAVELQTLIQDVRAEMLPEQAMEYMRNIYSTDRWFNFSKFQQTADYLKLQMQNIALQQVEIGTPPADGVTQFGFWTMPLAWDVKEAKLEIVEPQVPADLRVLCDYRKVPTSLGEWSGPTPPGGITAEVVEVKDWPAEKIAQMDLRGKLALTDENPAGIKWALVKAHALGAINTGTENPSLRDGRQWVNAWGDNGWAFIKGSTPLISFSITPREADLLRGLLARNGKVRVRAVVDSRYYNGVYPYTTGVIPGTGPEEVLALGHTAEQGAEDNATGVAALMEAMATLNRLIASGKLPRPRRTIRILAMPEMYGSMPYIANHRDRIKRTIAAWCLDTPAGVYDMQGTEYTFYMNPEVASSYTDAFILKVAEEYFSSIHRPWHEHPFMTGTDSYLGDPTIGVPTVWAYSGSGVETHHNSEDTPDRVDSRSLRDISGVSAAYLYYLANAGTPQAVWLAGVSQTRGYRQILDSVSPFLDQIADAGSQEELGSLFQQAFDEIDYSVGRQTQAVGSVVRLVPPSEQQALQASLAPMSKELIEFGNRQAERVRIAVAERARLVGIRGPVQAIAASEPEAAVASRIVVKRKSFGTIPLDQIPPDQREGYPSGAWAGIPISALYWCDGQRNLEQVIHLTKMEMGPTRFDFVGYFRFLRDHGFVEFVKGK, from the coding sequence ATGCTGTCAAAATTCTGCCGGGTCCTGGTCCTCATTCTGATATTCGCGCCCCTCGCATTCTCTGCGCCGCCGGCTGGTCCCGCCGTCGAATTGCAGACGCTGATTCAGGATGTTCGCGCGGAAATGCTTCCTGAGCAGGCCATGGAGTATATGCGAAACATCTATTCCACTGACCGCTGGTTTAACTTTTCCAAATTTCAGCAGACCGCGGACTACCTCAAGCTGCAGATGCAGAATATTGCACTCCAGCAGGTGGAAATCGGCACGCCTCCGGCAGACGGCGTAACCCAGTTTGGATTCTGGACCATGCCTCTGGCGTGGGACGTAAAAGAAGCAAAGCTGGAAATCGTTGAACCGCAGGTCCCCGCTGATCTCCGCGTTCTGTGCGACTACCGCAAAGTCCCTACCTCACTTGGCGAATGGAGCGGACCGACGCCGCCCGGCGGCATCACAGCCGAAGTCGTAGAAGTAAAGGACTGGCCTGCAGAAAAGATCGCTCAAATGGACCTGCGCGGCAAACTGGCGCTGACCGATGAGAACCCGGCTGGGATCAAGTGGGCGCTGGTGAAAGCACATGCGCTGGGCGCCATCAACACAGGGACAGAAAACCCCAGCCTCAGGGACGGCCGCCAGTGGGTGAACGCCTGGGGCGACAACGGGTGGGCTTTCATCAAAGGCAGCACCCCTCTCATCAGCTTCTCAATAACGCCCCGTGAAGCAGATCTTCTCCGCGGACTTCTGGCCCGTAACGGCAAGGTGCGCGTCAGGGCCGTGGTGGACAGCCGTTACTACAACGGAGTCTACCCATACACAACCGGCGTGATCCCCGGGACAGGGCCGGAAGAGGTCCTGGCGCTTGGACACACGGCCGAACAGGGAGCCGAAGACAACGCAACCGGCGTGGCAGCCTTGATGGAGGCCATGGCGACGCTGAACCGCCTGATCGCTTCCGGAAAGCTGCCCCGGCCCCGGCGCACAATCCGAATTCTGGCTATGCCCGAGATGTACGGGTCAATGCCCTACATTGCAAATCACCGTGATCGGATCAAGCGCACCATCGCCGCCTGGTGTCTGGATACGCCTGCCGGCGTGTATGACATGCAGGGCACGGAATACACTTTCTACATGAATCCGGAAGTCGCCAGTTCTTACACCGACGCTTTTATTCTAAAAGTGGCGGAAGAATATTTTTCCTCGATCCATCGGCCCTGGCATGAGCACCCATTCATGACGGGCACTGATAGTTACCTCGGAGATCCTACCATCGGAGTTCCCACCGTCTGGGCCTACAGTGGAAGCGGCGTGGAGACGCACCACAACAGCGAAGATACTCCAGACCGCGTGGATTCCAGGTCTCTTCGGGATATCTCGGGGGTCTCGGCAGCCTATCTCTACTACCTGGCGAACGCCGGAACGCCCCAGGCCGTCTGGCTGGCGGGCGTGAGCCAGACGCGCGGCTACCGCCAGATTTTGGACTCTGTTTCTCCTTTCCTTGATCAAATTGCCGATGCCGGAAGCCAGGAAGAACTGGGCAGTCTTTTTCAACAGGCGTTTGATGAAATCGACTACAGCGTGGGACGCCAGACCCAGGCCGTCGGCTCCGTCGTGCGTCTTGTTCCTCCGTCAGAACAGCAGGCGTTGCAGGCTTCCCTGGCTCCCATGTCGAAAGAACTCATCGAGTTTGGAAATCGCCAGGCCGAGCGCGTTCGCATAGCCGTTGCAGAAAGAGCGCGGCTCGTGGGAATTCGGGGCCCCGTCCAGGCCATTGCCGCCTCGGAGCCCGAAGCCGCTGTTGCATCCCGGATCGTCGTTAAGCGCAAGAGCTTTGGGACCATCCCCCTCGATCAGATACCTCCCGATCAGCGCGAAGGGTATCCCTCCGGCGCCTGGGCCGGCATTCCTATTTCCGCCCTCTACTGGTGCGATGGGCAGCGGAATCTCGAGCAAGTCATCCACCTGACAAAAATGGAAATGGGCCCGACCCGCTTCGATTTTGTGGGGTACTTTCGCTTCCTTCGCGATC